The following is a genomic window from Sorex araneus isolate mSorAra2 chromosome 10, mSorAra2.pri, whole genome shotgun sequence.
ctgttatcgctccagccccggagcgATCTTTAGTTatcacacaaatgtgcacacagcAAGGTGAAAACAGCAAATTGGAATTCATTAAGAAAAAAGCTTTAATGAATCTAATAAATAAGACAGTAAAACAGACAGCTTAgataatgggagaaaatatttacagaaaaatatttgaaaattacttAATATTCAGACTATACAAAGTACCCAAACAATTTGAAAACAGAATGACAGAAAACCCAATTAAGCAATGAGCAAAGGtcttgaatagacatttctccagaTGTTTACAAATGGCCACATGCTCTTGAGAAAAATATTATACTTCATAagtcattaggaaaatgcaagtAAACTGAGATATTCACATTCACTTCGATGTTTTATAAcacaatattgaaaatattaaaaaaggcaaaagatttatgcgatctgaagagaaaccagagtataatattgaaaatattaaagctTCAGTCTATGCAtctaattttttcttgtttaattttaataaggCACATTAAGAAGCATTGGTatgttttatatagttttattaatcgattccatataaatatatatgtgtgtatatatagtactGCCaggtttagaaaagaaaaactaacaaGTGGAACTAATATTAAAGTCTTTTAATTTTACCAAATTTATTGACCAATATACTCTATATATcttcaataataaatatattaattgctTCAGACAAAATCTAATTCATGTCTACTCTAATAATAGTTGACCCTACTGACTGTTTCCAAAGGTGGAGTTTAGTTCGATGACCTGGGCAGAGACGTCTACTAGGACTACGTGAATGAGCCCAGCTGCTTTTCAATGGAATGCAAATGCTAGCAAGATGCTATTACAGTGTTCTTATTGGTCATGTACTTTGCATCTGGGGAAATGATTTAGAACCAACTATGAAAATGGTCTCTCCTTTTACAGGGGATACTAGAAGATTACCTTTGaaaacttccttttaaaaaaaagtaagggagggaaagtaagagacaaagacagacagagagagagcgagagagagagagagagagtgaaaaaagAGGCAAAATCAATTCTAAATTACAATTATAAATATACTAATACATTTCTAGAGAAATTCACTGTATGAAACCAACATTAATACAGTAACTGAAGACAGTTAAAGATATCTGGTCTTTCTTGGTCCTAGAAATTGAGACTCTTCAAATCTCCTTCTGTTGTTAGAATCGTCTTTATCTTCCATAGCACCCTTAGAGATGCTTCTCTCAGTTTATTGTTTCCTAGGATTAGAATAAATGAATGGGTTGAAGGATAAATTAGAGCTATCAGCTCCCCAACCAACACAGCTAGTTCACTCTCTGGTATAAAGTAGCTGGAGGTGGCTATGAGAAAGGCCAAACAGTAGACAATGAACAGGAGGAGGAAGGTGATGACAGTTTTCATGGCTCCCAAGTGGGCATCTCTGCTTGGGTCTCTGTGTCCACTGGCACTGAGCTGCATCTTCCTGGTGTGCTTCCACAGGGAGAGGATCAAGAGGCAAAAGGAGACCAGTGACATAGAAACAGGAAATATTGTTAAAAGATTGAGAAATATCTTGGTGGACTCATATTGAGCTTTATTTACACTGCACTTCAATGTTCCGTTTCTTCTCTTCTTTGCCTTGATACAGTACCTGAAATCATCATTCAAATTCTCAGTGACAGCAAGGCTGATCAACACAGAGAGGGCCACgcaccccagcaggatcctaagcaccacctggtCAATTCTCCACTTCATCCAGAGGAAAAGGGGATGCGTGAAATTTGCTATCTTGAGGAAGTAGAAGAGACTGAGGCAGGTGGCAAACCACACACTGAGGTGGTTGGTGAGTGTCCAGAAGAAGTCAACGACTCTCATTTGTTTACCAGCAGTGTAGATGTTTGGATACTGCACCAACATAAAGCAGTCTAGCATTATTGCGCACAGTAGCCAGATTCTGGAAGTAGCCAGACACGTGAGAATGAAGTCAATGGAGGCCATCTTCCTTTTCTTCATCCAGCCCAAGCAGTTTACCAGTGCAATGAAGGCGTTCCCTAAGATTCCCATGGAGAATTCTCCAGCTGCTATGATCATTAAGGTGCTGTTCACCTCATCTGACATGTTAAAAAGCAGAAATATGCAATTCCTTTCTAACTGCATGGATAGAATTTTACTCTATACCTACTTAGGTTTTACTGTAATTCTGTCTTCTGATGGATACTGGGTGGTCTTTGATCATGAAATTCTGATTAGTCTTGACAAAGCGATAAGGTTGATGATGTTTAGCCTCAACCCTTTGTGTCCTTAAATCTTCTCAGTGTGTTTCACTTTTCTGCATAGTTCATTTAGTTAAGTTACATTTTGCTTATATGCAAACTAGGTTTGTTGCCTTTTATGGTGCCACAAGTCTTTCTGAGGCTATGTTTTGCAAATCTTATGTTTATAAATCTATGATAGAAGCTAGAAACCCAACAAAATTGATAGATTTaacaaatgaaaacacaggactgTCAGTTAAAATTGAATTTCAATTAAACAATACATTATTTTTAGTGTATGTTACAACTTTGTTAACTTTAGTACTCCAGTAAATACTGAAATGTAATTTCATTTGTGTGACCCACATTATATTTGGCCAATTAATCCTTAAGTATTCTCTATAAATTATTAAGTTTTTACCAAAAAAGTTTgtacagatttttttatttactcagtTGACAATATTAATTATAAGTAAAATTATGAAATCTGGCAGAGTtttagttaatttaaaatattaaaatactttatttaatattaaaaattattaaaattttaaatactgattATTTGCTTCTAAAAACACTTAAGTTCATGTACTTTGGTTGGTTATATAAACAATTACAtggcataaattattttaaataaagcatatTCACTACTTTGAATGCTTGTTATGGTCATTAGAGATATTTAAAACATTGGAGATaccaaaaacaaaattgagaAGAAAGGATTTCAGATTAATGGAAGATAACTTACCCTGAGACGTACAAAACATTTAATTCatctaaacataaaaaaattaagtgcatctcaacaaccaaaatatattttacagaaattaTCAATGCATTCCATAAAATTAACATCTATCTTCCTGCATTATACAAGTAGCAATTTTAATAGCAAGGATATTTGAGTTAGGATGCAAATATTCTTAAAACTGGAATCATACAGGTTGCATTTTACATGATAATATGCAGAAAATTGTAATAGtcatgtatttaatattttatatttaaagctgAATAGTACACTGAAATGGAACCAAATTAGACACAGAAAATTGAGGAGACCAGCTTTCTTGAACAGATGACCTTAGATGTGCTAGAGAAAGCATTTTAGTAACACTCTCGTGAGGAGGGATTTTGTGTTCACACAGAACCatgtattttcagtctttttctgTAATTTATATGTGTATGCTATGACGAATATTGCTCTTTTATTGAAAGAATGTAATTTTTTCATAGTATACACTTATATATCTCAACTTCTCTGTTGAGACCCAAGTGAATGGTGTGTCTCTGCAAGTCTTattaagagaaggaatctggggcCCAGAGTAATAGTgaataatagtacagcatggAGGGAGCTTGCGTTGTctgtggctgacccacgttcgattcc
Proteins encoded in this region:
- the LOC101553350 gene encoding taste receptor type 2 member 7-like, with amino-acid sequence MSDEVNSTLMIIAAGEFSMGILGNAFIALVNCLGWMKKRKMASIDFILTCLATSRIWLLCAIMLDCFMLVQYPNIYTAGKQMRVVDFFWTLTNHLSVWFATCLSLFYFLKIANFTHPLFLWMKWRIDQVVLRILLGCVALSVLISLAVTENLNDDFRYCIKAKKRRNGTLKCSVNKAQYESTKIFLNLLTIFPVSMSLVSFCLLILSLWKHTRKMQLSASGHRDPSRDAHLGAMKTVITFLLLFIVYCLAFLIATSSYFIPESELAVLVGELIALIYPSTHSFILILGNNKLREASLRVLWKIKTILTTEGDLKSLNF